CCCACAAGACTGTTGGATGTGCCGTCCCCCTGTGTTGGAGGTCATGTGCTTTCCTGCCTTTTCGTTTgcaccccagcccctcctcacCTCCATGTGAATCTGCTCCCGAGCCGTGTGACGACTGGGAAACCTGGAATGATCAGATTCATTTGCAGACGAAATGAGCCAATCCCTGGCCCACTGGAATTATGCTTCACCAGCTCAAAAAATTAGACCTCTAAGAACATTGCAAATTAACAATAATGATCAATTTCTAAACCGTCTTGAAACCCAGCTCAGATATTCCCCCGACCAGTCCTTACTGGGTGCCACATCAATGCGATCTCTGCATCCTGGCTCTTGCTCTGCGTCACACGTCATCCGCAGGCAGGAGAGCCTCCATGTTGTTTTATTTGTACATATTCAGGTTTCCCCTGCCCCCAGTGTCAGTACCATCCTGTGTATCGACGCTCATCTTGGtatattaattttttccttttctcctcccttttttgtttgtttccagttgTCTAATGGGTTTTCTCACTTTAGTTTATCAAGTGAGTCCCATTCAGGGCCCATGGGTGCAGGCCCTTCCCCTcattgcctgcctgcctcccgcCTGCTCCCTCGGGTCACCTCTGTCCACCTTCCTGACTACGCTCATTATTACACCATTGGGCCCGGCATGTTCCCGTCATCTCAGATCCCTAGCTGGAAGGTTtgtgtctcccttcccttccctgtcccGCCCCCtgccccccttctccctctccacttcttccctccctcctacccctCATTGCTCTGTGCTGACATCCTCCCCTAgactctcccctgccctcccctttctttcacactctgccttcttccccacAACCCTTCTTCCTCAGGAAGCCCCCTGGGTGGGTGGGGCAACAAAAACCAGCTGGAGGTACTTCCCTCAGGGAACAGAAAGCTGGTCTTCCTTTAGAGACCAGCAGCCCTGGAGATCAAGGACACTGCCAGGAGGGAGGCCAGACTCCACATCAGGGTGGGGTCTGCTGGCTTCAGTTCCTCCCAGGCCACTTACAGTGTGTTTCATCAGAGCCTATCCGTTCTCCTTGGCCATATGCCCACCTTGTCCCCTGAATGACAATTCTGTTGTCATAACAGAACCACAGCTTTGGATCATTGTATATGCTGTAGCTTAGTGGTATATGAAGACTTTAGTTTTGATTGCTTTATATTGAAACGTGTTTGCttcaatataaaaatcaaaattgtaAGTGATCCCCAACAGTGCAGTTGAGGCTCCAGGAGGGTAAGTCGGTCCCTGGGCTGCCAGCATTTTGAGTAGATTGTGACTTCATCTCAAACTGGCAGCAGGTCCTAGAGCCCTGTGTCAGAGAGGCCAGCTTCCCAGGAGTGGGGGATACCGCTGTAGAGTGGCTGGCAGCATGCTCTCGTGCCCCCTGGTGGCCACTTGGCCAAGTCGTTCAGTCTCTAGGAGAGTGGTTCCTCCAGACAGAAGGGCAGCCTGGATCCTTGGGATGGCTAGCTCTCCCCTGGCTAACACTTTGTATCTAACAACCACCTGTCAGGTGGCCTCTGCCTGCCTGGGTTGTTGAGAGTATTTAATCTTTGGGCAGGGATGAGGGTAGGGGAGGTACCTAGAGACTCTCAGTTGAGTGTTGGCAGGCAGAAGAGCTAGGGGCTAGCCTCTGCTAGAACTGCCTTGTGTGGGGGTGGTTGCCACCCTCCGTCTGCGTTGGGAGCCATGGCTTTTGACCACACTGTTCTACTCAGGACTGGGCAAAGCCAGGACCCTACGACCAGCCACTGGTGAACACCCTCCAGCGCCGCAAAGAGAAACGGGAGCCAGATGCCAATGGGGGCGGACCCACTAGTACAGGAGGGCCGCCTGCAGCTGCGGAAGAGGTGCAGAGACCGAGGAGCATGACTGTGTCAGCTGCCAGCAGGGTGATATACCTATTCTCTGTATCTGGTTGGGTTCACATAGTCCTTGGGGACCTGATAGCCATCAGCTGGAGTAGTGGGgctctgttcttcttcctctgcctcacagTGTGTAAAAGACCCCGGGTGCACCCTTAGGTGGGACTAAGCCATGTAGAACTCCCTGTTCCTGAATGGGAACTGTGCAGGTCTAAGTAGCCACCTGAGTCTACTGGCTGGTGCTCAGAGCAGTCGTCCAAGGTCCCACCTACAGCAGTGTGTATGCGGTGGCTCTGGTCTCTGAGTTTTCACGTCCCTGGTGGCTTGTGTGTCTCCGTCCTCTGTCCTGCAGCCCGGTGAGGAGATGGAGGCCTGTGAGGAACTGGCGCTTGCCCTGTCACGGGGCCTCCAGCTGGACACGCAGAGAAGCAGCCGAGACTCACTGCAGTGCTCCAGCGGCTACAGCACTCAGACCACCACCCCGTGCTGTTCCGAGGACACCATCCCCTCCCAAGGTACGAGGCGCCCAGCTTGCCGTCCGGCTTTCCGGGCAGCTCCAGGTGAGGAGGCAGCGAGCTGGTGGCTGTTGTACACAGCGTAACTCCTGGCTACCAGTGGGCTTTGGAATTGCTCTGTCATCTGAGGGTGCTTTGGGGCGTGATCTGTAGTTGACAGAGAGCTAGCTGCTGTGTAAGAAATGACCTGAATGGGAACGATTTTGCTTGTTTCTCACTGTCCATGTATTAGTGCTCCCCAACTTGAAACGAGACACCTACAGTTAAGAACAGCTTcgtgtttgctttgttctgtgtGAAGCACCACTTTTTCCCTTGAATAATCTTCACAGTCATGCACGGGGGAGAGATTTTTCTCCCCATTTTACAAATGTGGACATTGAAGCTCAGTACCTTGACCAGATCCACACAACTCCTGGCTAAGAGATGGAGTCTAGTGCCTAAGTTCTTAACTTACCCAGTCAAAGCCccgtctgcctgcctctctccctcttcccaccaCATGCACAAGGCAAGCAGAACTGACATCTGGCAGCTAGAATCACTGTGATGTGGTTGGCCAAAAGCCACTTGCAACTTGCAAGCCATGAGTCAAAGATCTGAGCCAGTGAATCTTAAGTAAAGTTGCCCCCTACCCAGACATTGTGAAGAATCTAGGCACATCTTTACTCGTGCTCTGTTGGGGTGCTACTGGTATCGAGAAGGCAGAGACTGAGAGCTATGCTAACCCCGTCTAGAGTAGCAGCTCTCCAGACCTCACCCAACAAAGAATTATCTAGTCTCAAGCCCCACATTTCAGTTGACTTGTTGTTCAGAAGCTTGACCATGCGATGCTTACTGTACCCCCCCCCCACCGGCCCTGAGACATGCATGGCGCCAGTTTAAAGCAGGCGTGAAGGCATGAGCCTTTGTGCTTTGCTTTCAGGAGCTGCTCCATCCTCTAGCCTTCCTAACTGCCAGCAGTTGGTTGTCAGGGAGTCGGTCTGGACCAGAGGATGGGACAGTGTATCTCCTTTCACCCTCTGCATTCCTCTCAGAGTGGTTGGTGGCAGCTTTGTCACTGCCCAGCAGTCTTAGGGCCTTCCCCAGTCTCACAGTTCTCTGCTGTGGGTACCCAGGGTACATTAGTGAGCAGAGCAAAGGGCTCCTGTCGGGAATTGGTACTGAGGCAGAATATGTCAGCAtctgggcaggggagggggaggccaCGTGTCCTCCTGCCATGGCCTGGGAAAAGAATGGTCACCCTGGACCCAGACCTGGCTAATCAATCCTCCCCTCAGTTTCAGATTATGACTACTTCTCAGTGAGTGGCGACCAGGAGGCGGATCAGCAGGAGTTTGACAAGTCCTCGACCATCCCACGGAATAGTGACATCAGCCAGTCTTACAGGCGGATGTTCCAGGCTAAGCGTCCAGCCTCAACTGCTGGCCTTCCCACCACCCTCGGACCCGCTATGGTCACACCGGGGGTGGCGACCATCCGACGGACCCCTTCCACCAAGCCTTCTGTCCGTCGGGGGACCATTGGAGCTGGTCCCATCCCCATCAAGACACCAGTGATCCCTGTCAAGACCCCAACTGTCCCAGACCTCCCTGGGGTTTTGCCATCCCCTCCAGATGGGCCAGAGGAGAGGGGTGAGCATAGTCCTGAGTCTCCCTCTGTGGGGGAGGGACCCCAGGGTGTCGCCAACATACCCTCTTCCTTGTGGAGTGGCCAAGCCTCTGTCAACCCTCCACTTCCAGGCCCAAAGCCCTGTATACCTGAGGAGCACAGACAGGCGATCCCAGAGAGCGAGGCTGAAGACCAGGAGAGGGACCCCCCAAGTGCCACTGTCTCCCCAGGCCCGATTCCAGAGAGTGACCCTGCAGCAGACCTGAGCCCGAGAGAAAGCCCTCAGGGAGAAGACATGCTGAATGCCATCCGAAGGGGTGTGAAGCTGAAGAAGACCACCACCAACGATCGCTCAGCCCCTCGTTTCTCTTAGGCTCTCAGAGTTCCCAGGAAGTGCTGCCAGTG
The Microtus pennsylvanicus isolate mMicPen1 chromosome 2, mMicPen1.hap1, whole genome shotgun sequence DNA segment above includes these coding regions:
- the Mtss1 gene encoding protein MTSS 1 isoform X8: MEAVIEKECSALGGLFQTIISDMKGSYPVWEDFINKAGKLQSQLRTTVVAAAAFLDAFQKVADMATNTRGGTREIGSALTRMCMRHRSIEAKLRQFSSALIDCLINPLQEQMEEWKKVANQLDKDHAKEYKKARQEIKKKSSDTLKLQKKAKKGRGDIQPQLDSALQDVNDKYLLLEETEKQAVRKALIEERGRFCTFISMLRPVIEEEISMLGEITHLQTISEDLKSLTMDPHKLPSSSEQVILDLKGSDYSWSYQTPPSSPSTTMSRKSSVCSSLNSVNSSDSRSSGSHSHSPSSHYRYRSSHLAQQAPVRLSSVSSHDSGFISQDAFQSKSPSPMPPEAANQLSNGFSHFSLSSESHSGPMGAGPSPHCLPASRLLPRVTSVHLPDYAHYYTIGPGMFPSSQIPSWKDWAKPGPYDQPLVNTLQRRKEKREPDANGGGPTSTGGPPAAAEEVQRPRSMTVSAASRPGEEMEACEELALALSRGLQLDTQRSSRDSLQCSSGYSTQTTTPCCSEDTIPSQGTRRPACRPAFRAAPVSDYDYFSVSGDQEADQQEFDKSSTIPRNSDISQSYRRMFQAKRPASTAGLPTTLGPAMVTPGVATIRRTPSTKPSVRRGTIGAGPIPIKTPVIPVKTPTVPDLPGVLPSPPDGPEERGPKPCIPEEHRQAIPESEAEDQERDPPSATVSPGPIPESDPAADLSPRESPQGEDMLNAIRRGVKLKKTTTNDRSAPRFS
- the Mtss1 gene encoding protein MTSS 1 isoform X1, giving the protein MEAVIEKECSALGGLFQTIISDMKGSYPVWEDFINKAGKLQSQLRTTVVAAAAFLDAFQKVADMATNTRGGTREIGSALTRMCMRHRSIEAKLRQFSSALIDCLINPLQEQMEEWKKVANQLDKDHAKEYKKARQEIKKKSSDTLKLQKKAKKASSRYSEEKNALAVFPEGVLADTGLCRVAQGRGDIQPQLDSALQDVNDKYLLLEETEKQAVRKALIEERGRFCTFISMLRPVIEEEISMLGEITHLQTISEDLKSLTMDPHKLPSSSEQVILDLKGSDYSWSYQTPPSSPSTTMSRKSSVCSSLNSVNSSDSRSSGSHSHSPSSHYRYRSSHLAQQAPVRLSSVSSHDSGFISQDAFQSKSPSPMPPEAANQLSNGFSHFSLSSESHSGPMGAGPSPHCLPASRLLPRVTSVHLPDYAHYYTIGPGMFPSSQIPSWKDWAKPGPYDQPLVNTLQRRKEKREPDANGGGPTSTGGPPAAAEEVQRPRSMTVSAASRPGEEMEACEELALALSRGLQLDTQRSSRDSLQCSSGYSTQTTTPCCSEDTIPSQGTRRPACRPAFRAAPVSDYDYFSVSGDQEADQQEFDKSSTIPRNSDISQSYRRMFQAKRPASTAGLPTTLGPAMVTPGVATIRRTPSTKPSVRRGTIGAGPIPIKTPVIPVKTPTVPDLPGVLPSPPDGPEERGEHSPESPSVGEGPQGVANIPSSLWSGQASVNPPLPGPKPCIPEEHRQAIPESEAEDQERDPPSATVSPGPIPESDPAADLSPRESPQGEDMLNAIRRGVKLKKTTTNDRSAPRFS
- the Mtss1 gene encoding protein MTSS 1 isoform X17 is translated as MEAVIEKECSALGGLFQTIISDMKGSYPVWEDFINKAGKLQSQLRTTVVAAAAFLDAFQKVADMATNTRGGTREIGSALTRMCMRHRSIEAKLRQFSSALIDCLINPLQEQMEEWKKVANQLDKDHAKEYKKARQEIKKKSSDTLKLQKKAKKGRGDIQPQLDSALQDVNDKYLLLEETEKQAVRKALIEERGRFCTFISMLRPVIEEEISMLGEITHLQTISEDLKSLTMDPHKLPSSSEQVILDLKGSDYSWSYQTPPSSPSTTMSRKSSVCSSLNSVNSSDSRSSGSHSHSPSSHYRYRSSHLAQQAPVRLSSVSSHDSGFISQDAFQSKSPSPMPPEAANQNSSSSASSEASETCQSVSECSSPTSVSSGSTMGAWVSTEKLSNGFSHFSLSSESHSGPMGAGPSPHCLPASRLLPRVTSVHLPDYAHYYTIGPGMFPSSQIPSWKDWAKPGPYDQPLVNTLQRRKEKREPDANGGGPTSTGGPPAAAEEVQRPRSMTVSAASRPGEEMEACEELALALSRGLQLDTQRSSRDSLQCSSGYSTQTTTPCCSEDTIPSQGTRRPACRPAFRAAPVSDYDYFSVSGDQEADQQEFDKSSTIPRNSDISQSYRRMFQAKRPASTAGLPTTLGPAMVTPGVATIRRTPSTKPSVRRGTIGAGPIPIKTPVIPVKTPTVPDLPGVLPSPPDGPEERGEHSPESPSVGEGPQGVANIPSSLWSGQASVNPPLPGPKPCIPEEHRQAIPESEAEDQERDPPSATVSPGPIPESDPAADLSPRESPQGEDMLNAIRRGVKLKKTTTNDRSAPRFS
- the Mtss1 gene encoding protein MTSS 1 isoform X18; translated protein: MEAVIEKECSALGGLFQTIISDMKGSYPVWEDFINKAGKLQSQLRTTVVAAAAFLDAFQKVADMATNTRGGTREIGSALTRMCMRHRSIEAKLRQFSSALIDCLINPLQEQMEEWKKVANQLDKDHAKEYKKARQEIKKKSSDTLKLQKKAKKGRGDIQPQLDSALQDVNDKYLLLEETEKQAVRKALIEERGRFCTFISMLRPVIEEEISMLGEITHLQTISEDLKSLTMDPHKLPSSSEQVILDLKGSDYSWSYQTPPSSPSTTMSRKSSVCSSLNSVNSSDSRSSGSHSHSPSSHYRYRSSHLAQQAPVRLSSVSSHDSGFISQDAFQSKSPSPMPPEAANQNSSSSASSEASETCQSVSECSSPTSVSSGSTMGAWVSTEKLSNGFSHFSLSSESHSGPMGAGPSPHCLPASRLLPRVTSVHLPDYAHYYTIGPGMFPSSQIPSWKDWAKPGPYDQPLVNTLQRRKEKREPDANGGGPTSTGGPPAAAEEVQRPRSMTVSAASRPGEEMEACEELALALSRGLQLDTQRSSRDSLQCSSGYSTQTTTPCCSEDTIPSQVSDYDYFSVSGDQEADQQEFDKSSTIPRNSDISQSYRRMFQAKRPASTAGLPTTLGPAMVTPGVATIRRTPSTKPSVRRGTIGAGPIPIKTPVIPVKTPTVPDLPGVLPSPPDGPEERGEHSPESPSVGEGPQGVANIPSSLWSGQASVNPPLPGPKPCIPEEHRQAIPESEAEDQERDPPSATVSPGPIPESDPAADLSPRESPQGEDMLNAIRRGVKLKKTTTNDRSAPRFS
- the Mtss1 gene encoding protein MTSS 1 isoform X11 — protein: MEAVIEKECSALGGLFQTIISDMKGSYPVWEDFINKAGKLQSQLRTTVVAAAAFLDAFQKVADMATNTRGGTREIGSALTRMCMRHRSIEAKLRQFSSALIDCLINPLQEQMEEWKKVANQLDKDHAKEYKKARQEIKKKSSDTLKLQKKAKKGRGDIQPQLDSALQDVNDKYLLLEETEKQAVRKALIEERGRFCTFISMLRPVIEEEISMLGEITHLQTISEDLKSLTMDPHKLPSSSEQVILDLKGSDYSWSYQTPPSSPSTTMSRKSSVCSSLNSVNSSDSRSSGSHSHSPSSHYRYRSSHLAQQAPVRLSSVSSHDSGFISQDAFQSKSPSPMPPEAANQLSNGFSHFSLSSESHSGPMGAGPSPHCLPASRLLPRVTSVHLPDYAHYYTIGPGMFPSSQIPSWKDWAKPGPYDQPLVNTLQRRKEKREPDANGGGPTSTGGPPAAAEEVQRPRSMTVSAASRPGEEMEACEELALALSRGLQLDTQRSSRDSLQCSSGYSTQTTTPCCSEDTIPSQVSDYDYFSVSGDQEADQQEFDKSSTIPRNSDISQSYRRMFQAKRPASTAGLPTTLGPAMVTPGVATIRRTPSTKPSVRRGTIGAGPIPIKTPVIPVKTPTVPDLPGVLPSPPDGPEERGPKPCIPEEHRQAIPESEAEDQERDPPSATVSPGPIPESDPAADLSPRESPQGEDMLNAIRRGVKLKKTTTNDRSAPRFS
- the Mtss1 gene encoding protein MTSS 1 isoform X3, encoding MEAVIEKECSALGGLFQTIISDMKGSYPVWEDFINKAGKLQSQLRTTVVAAAAFLDAFQKVADMATNTRGGTREIGSALTRMCMRHRSIEAKLRQFSSALIDCLINPLQEQMEEWKKVANQLDKDHAKEYKKARQEIKKKSSDTLKLQKKAKKVDTQGRGDIQPQLDSALQDVNDKYLLLEETEKQAVRKALIEERGRFCTFISMLRPVIEEEISMLGEITHLQTISEDLKSLTMDPHKLPSSSEQVILDLKGSDYSWSYQTPPSSPSTTMSRKSSVCSSLNSVNSSDSRSSGSHSHSPSSHYRYRSSHLAQQAPVRLSSVSSHDSGFISQDAFQSKSPSPMPPEAANQLSNGFSHFSLSSESHSGPMGAGPSPHCLPASRLLPRVTSVHLPDYAHYYTIGPGMFPSSQIPSWKDWAKPGPYDQPLVNTLQRRKEKREPDANGGGPTSTGGPPAAAEEVQRPRSMTVSAASRPGEEMEACEELALALSRGLQLDTQRSSRDSLQCSSGYSTQTTTPCCSEDTIPSQGTRRPACRPAFRAAPVSDYDYFSVSGDQEADQQEFDKSSTIPRNSDISQSYRRMFQAKRPASTAGLPTTLGPAMVTPGVATIRRTPSTKPSVRRGTIGAGPIPIKTPVIPVKTPTVPDLPGVLPSPPDGPEERGEHSPESPSVGEGPQGVANIPSSLWSGQASVNPPLPGPKPCIPEEHRQAIPESEAEDQERDPPSATVSPGPIPESDPAADLSPRESPQGEDMLNAIRRGVKLKKTTTNDRSAPRFS
- the Mtss1 gene encoding protein MTSS 1 isoform X4, which produces MEAVIEKECSALGGLFQTIISDMKGSYPVWEDFINKAGKLQSQLRTTVVAAAAFLDAFQKVADMATNTRGGTREIGSALTRMCMRHRSIEAKLRQFSSALIDCLINPLQEQMEEWKKVANQLDKDHAKEYKKARQEIKKKSSDTLKLQKKAKKGRGDIQPQLDSALQDVNDKYLLLEETEKQAVRKALIEERGRFCTFISMLRPVIEEEISMLGEITHLQTISEDLKSLTMDPHKLPSSSEQVILDLKGSDYSWSYQTPPSSPSTTMSRKSSVCSSLNSVNSSDSRSSGSHSHSPSSHYRYRSSHLAQQAPVRLSSVSSHDSGFISQDAFQSKSPSPMPPEAANQLSNGFSHFSLSSESHSGPMGAGPSPHCLPASRLLPRVTSVHLPDYAHYYTIGPGMFPSSQIPSWKDWAKPGPYDQPLVNTLQRRKEKREPDANGGGPTSTGGPPAAAEEVQRPRSMTVSAASRPGEEMEACEELALALSRGLQLDTQRSSRDSLQCSSGYSTQTTTPCCSEDTIPSQGTRRPACRPAFRAAPVSDYDYFSVSGDQEADQQEFDKSSTIPRNSDISQSYRRMFQAKRPASTAGLPTTLGPAMVTPGVATIRRTPSTKPSVRRGTIGAGPIPIKTPVIPVKTPTVPDLPGVLPSPPDGPEERGEHSPESPSVGEGPQGVANIPSSLWSGQASVNPPLPGPKPCIPEEHRQAIPESEAEDQERDPPSATVSPGPIPESDPAADLSPRESPQGEDMLNAIRRGVKLKKTTTNDRSAPRFS
- the Mtss1 gene encoding protein MTSS 1 isoform X5, encoding MEAVIEKECSALGGLFQTIISDMKGSYPVWEDFINKAGKLQSQLRTTVVAAAAFLDAFQKVADMATNTRGGTREIGSALTRMCMRHRSIEAKLRQFSSALIDCLINPLQEQMEEWKKVANQLDKDHAKEYKKARQEIKKKSSDTLKLQKKAKKVDTQGRGDIQPQLDSALQDVNDKYLLLEETEKQAVRKALIEERGRFCTFISMLRPVIEEEISMLGEITHLQTISEDLKSLTMDPHKLPSSSEQVILDLKGSDYSWSYQTPPSSPSTTMSRKSSVCSSLNSVNSSDSRSSGSHSHSPSSHYRYRSSHLAQQAPVRLSSVSSHDSGFISQDAFQSKSPSPMPPEAANQLSNGFSHFSLSSESHSGPMGAGPSPHCLPASRLLPRVTSVHLPDYAHYYTIGPGMFPSSQIPSWKDWAKPGPYDQPLVNTLQRRKEKREPDANGGGPTSTGGPPAAAEEVQRPRSMTVSAASRPGEEMEACEELALALSRGLQLDTQRSSRDSLQCSSGYSTQTTTPCCSEDTIPSQVSDYDYFSVSGDQEADQQEFDKSSTIPRNSDISQSYRRMFQAKRPASTAGLPTTLGPAMVTPGVATIRRTPSTKPSVRRGTIGAGPIPIKTPVIPVKTPTVPDLPGVLPSPPDGPEERGEHSPESPSVGEGPQGVANIPSSLWSGQASVNPPLPGPKPCIPEEHRQAIPESEAEDQERDPPSATVSPGPIPESDPAADLSPRESPQGEDMLNAIRRGVKLKKTTTNDRSAPRFS
- the Mtss1 gene encoding protein MTSS 1 isoform X6 gives rise to the protein MEAVIEKECSALGGLFQTIISDMKGSYPVWEDFINKAGKLQSQLRTTVVAAAAFLDAFQKVADMATNTRGGTREIGSALTRMCMRHRSIEAKLRQFSSALIDCLINPLQEQMEEWKKVANQLDKDHAKEYKKARQEIKKKSSDTLKLQKKAKKGRGDIQPQLDSALQDVNDKYLLLEETEKQAVRKALIEERGRFCTFISMLRPVIEEEISMLGEITHLQTISEDLKSLTMDPHKLPSSSEQVILDLKGSDYSWSYQTPPSSPSTTMSRKSSVCSSLNSVNSSDSRSSGSHSHSPSSHYRYRSSHLAQQAPVRLSSVSSHDSGFISQDAFQSKSPSPMPPEAANQLSNGFSHFSLSSESHSGPMGAGPSPHCLPASRLLPRVTSVHLPDYAHYYTIGPGMFPSSQIPSWKDWAKPGPYDQPLVNTLQRRKEKREPDANGGGPTSTGGPPAAAEEVQRPRSMTVSAASRPGEEMEACEELALALSRGLQLDTQRSSRDSLQCSSGYSTQTTTPCCSEDTIPSQVSDYDYFSVSGDQEADQQEFDKSSTIPRNSDISQSYRRMFQAKRPASTAGLPTTLGPAMVTPGVATIRRTPSTKPSVRRGTIGAGPIPIKTPVIPVKTPTVPDLPGVLPSPPDGPEERGEHSPESPSVGEGPQGVANIPSSLWSGQASVNPPLPGPKPCIPEEHRQAIPESEAEDQERDPPSATVSPGPIPESDPAADLSPRESPQGEDMLNAIRRGVKLKKTTTNDRSAPRFS
- the Mtss1 gene encoding protein MTSS 1 isoform X16 produces the protein MEAVIEKECSALGGLFQTIISDMKGSYPVWEDFINKAGKLQSQLRTTVVAAAAFLDAFQKVADMATNTRGGTREIGSALTRMCMRHRSIEAKLRQFSSALIDCLINPLQEQMEEWKKVANQLDKDHAKEYKKARQEIKKKSSDTLKLQKKAKKGRGDIQPQLDSALQDVNDKYLLLEETEKQAVRKALIEERGRFCTFISMLRPVIEEEISMLGEITHLQTISEDLKSLTMDPHKLPSSSEQVILDLKGSDYSWSYQTPPSSPSTTMSRKSSVCSSLNSVNSSDSRSSGSHSHSPSSHYRYRSSHLAQQAPVRLSSVSSHDSGFISQDAFQSKSPSPMPPEAANQDWAKPGPYDQPLVNTLQRRKEKREPDANGGGPTSTGGPPAAAEEVQRPRSMTVSAASRPGEEMEACEELALALSRGLQLDTQRSSRDSLQCSSGYSTQTTTPCCSEDTIPSQVSDYDYFSVSGDQEADQQEFDKSSTIPRNSDISQSYRRMFQAKRPASTAGLPTTLGPAMVTPGVATIRRTPSTKPSVRRGTIGAGPIPIKTPVIPVKTPTVPDLPGVLPSPPDGPEERGEHSPESPSVGEGPQGVANIPSSLWSGQASVNPPLPGPKPCIPEEHRQAIPESEAEDQERDPPSATVSPGPIPESDPAADLSPRESPQGEDMLNAIRRGVKLKKTTTNDRSAPRFS
- the Mtss1 gene encoding protein MTSS 1 isoform X13; this encodes MEAVIEKECSALGGLFQTIISDMKGSYPVWEDFINKAGKLQSQLRTTVVAAAAFLDAFQKVADMATNTRGGTREIGSALTRMCMRHRSIEAKLRQFSSALIDCLINPLQEQMEEWKKVANQLDKDHAKEYKKARQEIKKKSSDTLKLQKKAKKGRGDIQPQLDSALQDVNDKYLLLEETEKQAVRKALIEERGRFCTFISMLRPVIEEEISMLGEITHLQTISEDLKSLTMDPHKLPSSSEQVILDLKGSDYSWSYQTPPSSPSTTMSRKSSVCSSLNSVNSSDSRSSGSHSHSPSSHYRYRSSHLAQQAPVRLSSVSSHDSGFISQDAFQSKSPSPMPPEAANQDWAKPGPYDQPLVNTLQRRKEKREPDANGGGPTSTGGPPAAAEEVQRPRSMTVSAASRPGEEMEACEELALALSRGLQLDTQRSSRDSLQCSSGYSTQTTTPCCSEDTIPSQGTRRPACRPAFRAAPVSDYDYFSVSGDQEADQQEFDKSSTIPRNSDISQSYRRMFQAKRPASTAGLPTTLGPAMVTPGVATIRRTPSTKPSVRRGTIGAGPIPIKTPVIPVKTPTVPDLPGVLPSPPDGPEERGEHSPESPSVGEGPQGVANIPSSLWSGQASVNPPLPGPKPCIPEEHRQAIPESEAEDQERDPPSATVSPGPIPESDPAADLSPRESPQGEDMLNAIRRGVKLKKTTTNDRSAPRFS